TGTGAAGCTGTCCAGTCGGCCAACGACCTGTTATACACGTCTGCCAATTCATTCGTTATCTCTGACGGAAATTCGTACAAAAACAATTGGGGAATCGGTGAGACCAGGGAATGGCTGACACCCGCTTCGCGTTGGCTGTTCAGGTAAAGTTCGGCATGCAAGAAAAGAGGTTTCAATTCAAAAGACCATTTGCCGTTGATTGTCAGGAATTCGGATTTTGCCGCATCTTTTTGTTCAAACTGTGCGTGGATCGTCCGGCTGTTTTCCTTCAGCCAGTCATATACATCAGAAGGAATAAAATGAGTATGAAGGTCGTACATTAAAACACCTCTTTATTTTGAATGTTATTATGTTTCTAACTATTTCGATATTGAATTGGTTTTTTAAAAATGATACGGTTTAATCAGATAAAAAAAAAGGCGGTTGTTCTTTTATGCGGAATTCGTGGAAAAAAAGGGGGAATTTCCGTGGCTAAGGGACAAGAAACTCTTTCGTCTGTTCATAATGCAATGCGTATTTTGCAGGAATTTTCAAAAGAGGGACCGGAATTAGGCATTAGCGAACTGAGTCATCGGCTGGGGCTGGCGAAAAGCACTGTTTTTCGGTTGATTCGCACCTTAAGCGAGTCACATTTGGTGCAGCAAAACAAAAAATCCCAAAAATACCACTTGGGATTGGGCGTATTCGTACTGGGTTCTTCCGTGTATCACAAAATGGAAATCCGTCAGGTCGCTCTTCCTTTCCTGGAAAAGCTGTTAAAATCCACCAATAAAGTGGTGCGCTTAGGTGTTTATGATCAAGGCGGCGTTGTGTATCTCAGCAAGCTGCCGGAAGATCAGGAGACCAGATCATTCAGTTCGATCGGCCGCCGGGTCCCGGCGTATTGTACAGCAATTGGCAAACTGTTGCTGGCCTACCAGCCGCTAACGGAGATCGAACGTGTGCTGCAGGAAGAATTGAAAGCGGTTACGCCAAATACGATCACTAGCCGTGACAAGCTGCATGAACAGTTGGATATGATCAGAAAAAACGGGTATGCGGTTACCTACGAGGAAACAAGGCCGGGCATCTGTTCTGTTGCCGTACCCGTTTTTGACGACATGCATGAAGTGGTCGCCGCTATCAGTGTAACAGGTTCGAAATCACATTTTTACCAGGTGCAGACTCAGGGCTACGTAAAAGAAATGAGAATGTACAGCCGATTGATCTCGGAACAGCTTAGTCCCGAGTGATCAAACCGCAGATGATAGAATCAGTGACGCTTCTGCCGAAGGTGTGCTTCGATAGAAGCTTTTTATTTACCTATTACTTTCCGAATTTTCGGTTTTGTGCCATATGCAAGAACAACCCGGACGCAAGTGTTGGATCGAGTATATATAGTGAATGTAAATGATTCATAAGGAGTGGCTGTGTCATGTTGAAGCCGGAGGAAAATGAACGACTGACGCGGGTGGGTCCAGGTACGCCGATGGGTGAAGTGTTTCGTCGGTATTGGATCCCCGCCCTGTTATCGGAAGAACTGCCGGAACCGGATTGTCCGCCGATACGCGTTCGACTGTTGGGGGAAAATTTGGTGGCGTTTCGGGATACGAACGGAACAGTGGGCCTGCTTGACCGATACTGCCCGCATCGCCGGGTCGAATTATTTTGGGGGCGCAATGAAGAATGCGGTTTGCGATGTGTTTACCACGGCTGGAAATTCGATGTGGCTGGCAACTGTGTAGACATGCCAAATGAACCGACGGAAAGCAATTTTAAACAAAAAGTCAAAATCACGTCTTACCCCACCTGGGAAAAGGCGGGTGTTATCTGGACCTATATGGGACCGAAAGATTGGATGCCGCCGCTGCCTGACTACGAATGGGTAAGAGCACCAGAAACACACCGCCATGTTTCCAAAACATTTGAAGCATGCAATTGGCTGCAAGGTTTGGAAGGCGGCATTGATACTTCTCATTCTTCCTTCGCGCACAACAACAACCTGGCGGACAAGAATGCGCTGCGCACGCGGGCTCCTTCTCCCAAACTGGAAGTTGTCAAAACGGACTATGGTTTCCGCTATGCAGGAATCCGGGATTTGGGGCAGGACGGGAATTATGTGCGCGCCTATCAGTACATCATGCCAGCGCAGCAGATGCGTGGCGCCATGACGAAATGGAAAGACGGTTCGCGTGAAGAATTTCCGGCAATCGCCGGTCATATTTGGGTGCCGATTGATGATGAATCAACTTGGGTGTGGAATTTTATATACTCGGCGGATAAGCAGATTCCATTTACGCCCGAGTTTGTGCTGGAACACGAAACGGCATTTGGTCGCGGACCGAATGACCTGCTTCCAGGCTACCGATTAAAACGGAATCCCTCCAATGATTACCTGATCGACCGGGAAGTACAGCGGATCCAAACGTTTACCGGAATATCGGGCATTAATACGCAGGATTATGCGTTGCAGGAAACGGCTGCTCCGATTATTGACCGTTCCCTGGAACGGTTAGGAACGGCAGATGCGGCCATCATTGCAGCCAGGCATTTATTGTTGGAAGCCACCCGGGATGTGGAACAAGGGAAGGCGCCGCGTGGTACACGTGCGGATTCGTACCGAAATGTGCGGGCATGCGACAAAATCCTGCCAGCCGGGATCGATTGGAAAGAAGCACTGAAGGAAGAGATGACAGCCCAATTTTAACAGTTTCGAAACAGTGCCGGTAACGATTAAATCATTGATTTTCCAAATCTGACAGACAGATGCAACCATCACGGAGGGAGAAAACTATGGGAGACTTCGCGGAGCTGAAAGGTAAAACGGTAGCCCTCCTCGGATATGACAATATTGCCATCGAACAGGCAAAGAAACTGAGAGAACTGGGGATTAAAGTCATTATCGGGGTCCGGGAAGGTTGGAATGAAGAAGCTGCCAAACAGGACGGTTTTCAAGTATTCAATCTGCATGAGGCGGTTGCTCAGGCAGATATTATTCAGGTTTGGTAATCTGAAAGGAAGAATGGAAAGAGGCGAGGAATCGCATTGCAGCAGCCGGGTGTATGCCGTTCGCGAGTTGTTTATATTGCAAAGTATAACGTTTTACCGTAGACTCTAAGAGAATATAGAAAACATTCTGACCTACGGAGAGAAAGCGGACGATGAGTAAGTCTTACCGGATAGGTGAATTGTCGAAACTCACCAGGGTTTCAAAAAGGACGATAGATTTCTATACCCAACTCGGTTTGCTCAAGTCTGAAAGAACCGATTCCAATCGTCGTTTGTACCCCGAAGAAACGTTGGAACGAATGAAGATCATAGAGATGTATAAAAAGGAAAAATTATCGTTGGTAGAAATTCAAACACGTTTCAAAGTGTTGGACGAAATGGACGTTTCCAAAATAGAAGTGGCTCAAAAGTTGCATCACATCTCAGAACAACTGCGCCGATTGGAAGACAGCCTGTTGGAATGCAAACTCTTATTGTCCGGTTTTGACAAAAGTCATCTGAAAAATCTTACCGCGCAAATCACCGTTCAGTTCGCTTCTGTGGCGCAAATCATGAACGAAATTTCTTGAGTATCTGTTTCACAATGGAGGAGCCTGTCACCACAGGCTCCTTCTTGTCTTTTTCGGACACGTGTCAGTTGTGGGGGAGTGAAATGGGGGGATTCGAAAATTTTTTATTTCAAAGAACGTTGAAATTTTTTATTGTTCATTAAAACGTTTTACTGTACAATTTTACATGAAAGCAGTTACACTTTGCGGACGGAGAAATTGTCCGGCGACAAATTGAATACTTGTTTCACAATGGAGGAGCCTGTCACCACGGGCTCCTTTTTGTCTTTTTTCACTTTTGTTGAAGCGCTGTATCGCTATAAACCATTTACAAGGGAGGGGCTTTATGAGGGAAATTTGCAAGTTTTTCATCGGATGGATCGTCATGTTGGTTTACCTGGGCTTCGTAATCGGGATGATTGCGAAGATGGAAGACATCGAAGATGTATCGACACAATCATTGGTTATGATCTCAATTGTGATTGTTACGATTGGCATTTCATGTTTATTCGGGTTTGTTACACGTCCCAAAGACAAGTAACGTGGCGGATATGACATCACAATAGCCAGATGCGAAACCACAACGGCTAGTTTTAGGAGGTAATATATGGAACAACAGGCAGTATTAGCGATTGGAATCTTTTTAGTTACGTACGCGCTCATCATCTCCGAAAAAATTCACCGCACCGTGGTTGCGATGCTGGGCGGCATCCTGATGATCGTGTTCGGAATCGTGAACCAGGAAACGGCGATCCACCACATCGACTTTAACACTTTGGGTCTTCTTGTCGGAATGATGATCATCGTTTCTGTCACGGCGGAAACGGGGCTTTTCAAGTACGTAGCCATTTGGTCGGCTAAAAAGGCGAAAGGAGATCCGCTTAGAATCCTTTTGGTTTTGGGGTTTATTACCGCAGTTGCGTCCGCGTTTCTCGATAATGTAACAACTGTACTTTTGATGGTGCCGGTCACCTTTAGTATCACCCGCCAATTGCGCGTGTCGCCGCTGCCGTATTTGCTTACGGAAATTTTTGCGTCAAACATTGGCGGAACGGCCACGCTCATCGGAGACCCTCCGAACATTATGATCGGCAGTGCGGTTAAGGAATTGTCTTTCCTGTCTTTTGTGAACAATCTAACCGCGATTTCGTTCTTTATCCTGTTCGTGACTCTCGCCCTTCTTGCCGTTTGGTACCGAAAACAACTGCAAACATCAACGGAACTTAAACAGGGCATCATGCAGTTGGATGAAAAGGACGAAATCACTGACAAAAAACTTCTCAGAAAATGCTTGTCGGTTCTCGCATTAACGATCGGAGGATTTTTTGTCCATCAAATCGCACACCTGGAATCGGCGACAGTCGCGTTGGCGGGCGCGTTTGTTTTGTTGCTTCTTACCGGAGAGCATTATTTGGAAGAAGCGTTGGCACGGGTGGAGTGGATTACGATTTTCTTCTTTATCGGGTTGTTTGTTCTTGTTTCAGGTCTTGTCGAAACGGGGGTTATATCGAAGCTTGCCGCACAGGCGATCGATCTCACTGGCGGCGATTTAACCATGACTGCAATGCTGATTTTGTGGATGAGCGCGTTTGCATCAGCGTTTGTCGATAACATTCCGTTCGTCGCTACGATGATACCCATGATTCAGGAGATGGGGAACATGGGGGTTACCCATTTGGAACCCCTCTGGTGGAGCCTGTCTTTAGGTGCGTGTTTGGGAGGAAACGGTACGTTGATTGGCGCAAGCGCCAACGTGATCGTAGCAGGACTCGCCGCCAAAGAAGGACACCACATTTCGTTTCTGAAATTTATGTGGATCGGTTTTCCTTTAATGATTTTATCAATCGCAATTTCTTCTGCGTATGTGTACATTCGATATCTGATGTGATGAGGAAGAATCAAAAGGATTATAAGAACAAAAGAAGGCCGCCGCCCTGAGTTTGTTGTATGGTAAGAACAAGAGCTGCAAGAAACAGGGGGCGTCCAAAATGGAAATTCATTTTCTGTCGGTGATCGCAATGGAGTTTATTTTAGGAATTAAACATGCCATCGAACCGGATCATGTGATGCCGTTTCCACAATCGCAGTCACAGCAGAAAACTTTGGCGGGCGTGTTTTGGGGAATCGGACACACTTTCACATTGTTTACTGTCTGAATCCTGCTGATTGTGCTAAAACGGGAAATCCCCTCCGCATGGGCGACCTCTATGGAGTTTACCGTCGGCCTCCTGCTTGTTTATCTCGGTTTTCATCCATGTACCGCTTTCGGCAAAAACAGGTGCATGTGCACCAGCATGAACATTCGGATGAGTCGTATGTAAAATCGGTTTTCATCGGTTTGGTTGTTTACCACTTTGATCGGTCTCCCGTTTGTGTTGAGCAGCGGCCAGATCCAGGTAAACCGGGCACTTGCCCGCGTTACAGGAGCCGTCAGCATCGTGTACGGATTTTATTACATGTACGATCAGGCGTTTAACGAAGGGTTGTTTTCCTCCTTATTGCAATAGTTTATAATATTCAGACGAGCCTGGATGGAATGGTCAGAACGCTGGCAAAGGAACTGAACAGTCAAAAATCGGACTGGCTTATCTGCTAGCTGTAACGTATATAATAAACGAGTAGTGATCGAAGTTGATTGATTGGATAGGAGCTATTCACATGACCCTCCCCCTTCGTGTTGCCGTTACCGGACTTGGCGCCGTAACTCCTTATGGGACGGGCGTTCCGATTTTCTGGGATTCCTTGTTGGCGAATAAGTCGGCTGTCAGGCAAACAACAGATGAGCAGTTGCGGCAGTGGGTCCCCGTGGTGGCAGAAGCTCTTGATTTTAAACCGGAAGATCATCTGGCAAGAAAACAGATCGCCGATACGGACCGATTTGCCCAATTGGCTCTGGTGGCGGCGAAAGAAGCGCTGGCAGATGCCAGACTGCTGTCAGAGGACGGAAAATTGGCCTTATCGCAATCCGATCCAGATCGGATAGGCATATCGCTTGGGTCCGCGAGTGATTACGAAAGCGATGCCCAATGCAGCGGCTGGATCGATAGCGCTGCAGTTTGGAATTCGGGGCCCTGTAATGACCTATGCCACCGCTTGCGCTTCTTCCGCAAACTCCATCGGCGAGGCTGTCTATTGGCTGCAAAGGGGAGAAGTCGATGCAGTTTTGGCGGGCGCCGCACTGGCGATGAAACGGGCGCTTCAATCGGCTGGGCGGCAACCGACAGACATTGATTACGTCAATGCTCATGCAACATCCACTCCTGCCGGAGATATGGCAGAATCAAACGCATTGCGCGCCGTATTTGGAGATCATCTAAAGCAAATGCCTGTCAGCTCCATAAAAGGAGCGGTAGGCCATTTGTTGGGGGCAGCAGGTGCCATCGAATCGATCGCTTGTATTAAATCGATAGAAACAGGTTGGCTGCCTCCCACTTTACATTGTCAAGAGCGGGAACCGGCGGCTCCGCCTGATGTAGTGGCAGGCACGAGCCGACAGCAGCCGATCCGTCTGGCACTCAGCAATTCATTTGGATTTGGCGGCCAGAACGGCGTTCTGATTTGGCAAGCCAATCGGTAGAAGATTAGGCTCCGCCCAATTTTTGAGCGGCCATTTCCTGCAAACGGAATTTTTGTATTTTTCCGTTGCCGGTTATAGGCCAATCGGAGGGAGAAACGAACCACACATGGCGGGGTACTTTAAAACGTGCCAGTTTGTCTTGGCACCAATTGATGATTTCCCGTCGGGTACAGGTTTCTCCCGGTCTCAGTTCAATGAAGGCGGCGCCTGTTTCCGTTGTTAATTTGTCCGGCACGCCGACTACGTAAACTTGATTCACTTTCGGATGCTTGCTGATCACTTCTTCCACTTCTTTTGGCGTCACATTTTCACCGGATACCCGGTACAATTCTTTGCTTCTGCCGAGCAGTTCGATATATCCGTCTTCGTCAAAACGTCCCAGGTCTCCTGTTCGCAGCCAGCCGTCTTTATCAATGGTCAAGGTTGTTTCTTCCGGTTTGTTGTAATATCCGCGTGTGACCGTATTGCCCCGCACCGTGAGTTCTCCGACCGAACCGTACGGCAAATTTTCCCCTGTATACGGATCAATCACTTTGTATTGAACATTCGCGCCGCCAAATTCAGGCAATCCGGTGACGCCGCCCGGTTTAATACGGCCGACGCGGGTAACCACTCTTTCGATGGGATCTCCCACCTCCGTATGTGTGGTAGAAGCGGTCGCTTCCGTGCCGCCATAGCCGGTGCAAATCTCTTTCAGGCCAAACACATCGATCGCTCGCTGCCAAATCGGAACCGGGGCTGGCGCTGCCGCACACATCAGAGCGTATAACGAGTCGAGGCGGAAGGAAGCCGCCTCCGGGTGGCTGACCAGTGCGACCAGCATGGAAGGCACGCAGAGAAAATCGTTGACTTGATACTTTTCCATCAACTGGAGTGACTGAAGCGGTGAAAATTCGCGGCTGGTCACGACGGAACCGCCGACAAACGAAACGGCCAGAATTCCTTCTTCGATTGCAAATACATGGTAAAGCGGGAGGGGGGTAAATATCCGCCGTCCCTGTTCAATCGCCCGGCTTAAACAAGTGGAATACGCACATCGCAAAAAATTGTCGTGCGACAGCATCACACCTTTCGGCAAACCGGTCGAGCCGGATGTGTAAATGATAAAAGCAAGTTCATCCGGATATTCGGACGCCCGCCAGCGTTCAACCAATGCCTGATCCGTGATCCGCAATCCGCTGCTGTAAAATGTATCCCACAGTTCAAACCGATCATCGATTGCGCTTGATCCGTTCGGAATACAAACCACCTTTTTCAGTTTGTTTCCCTGTTCCGTCAGCAGTTGATCATACACGCGCGAAACGGACCGGTTATGATCCATACCGCCTGCTGTCTGATGCATAATCAGGTAGCGGCTGTCCGATTGGCGCAGCAGATAGGCCAGCTCATCCTGGCGGAGCATCGTATTGAGCGGTACGCAAACGGCTCCCACCAACCAGATGGCGATCATCAAAGCAACAAACTCTGCCTCATTTGCCATTAAAACCGCAATGTGATCGCGCCTTTCGACGCCTGCGGCCAGCAGGGATTTTGCAATCGCCCGTGCTTGCCGCCAAATTTCTTCGTATGTATACTGCCGTTCGGGTAATAAAAGTAGAGGGTGCTTGGCGTATTTTTCAGATTGATGAGCGAAATGACTTGCAATCGTGCGCCTTGGCCAAACGGGGAATTCCGATTCCAACCATTTTCGACGCTCTTCCGCACTTGCGATCATATAGAATTTCCCCTCCCAAATCGAATCACACATATCTCTTTAAAATCGTATATACTATTCTGTTACTAGTATTATGAAATGTATTCGTAAAATTCTGTAAGGTGATCTACAAAAATTGAGGGATTAAGCAAAAATGCGGTACAGTAAGAGGACTTGCGAAATGGAAGTACCGACCGTTTTGCAATTTTATCGGAGAGGAAGGATGACATATGGCGCTCGGTGAAACGATTTTCGATTTCAGTTTGCCGGACCTGCACGGCACCCCGTTTCGATACAGGATTTTCGGGGAAAAAACCGCCTTCTCCATCGTTTGTCTGGTCAAATTGTGCTTCCACATAGGTGGTCGAAATTGGGAAAGCCCTTTTTGATAGAGACGTTGAACTGTTTGATGGGCTTTTCGTATGACGGAAACAAAGCAGCGACAAATTGCGGAACGTTCAATTTCGTCAAAATAGGTTCCTCCCTTATTACATATAGGGTGCGTTTTTTCGTAGACAGTTAGACCACAACGGGACTCGGAGTTTGTTCCATAATTCGTTTCGTGACTTCATAGGCGGAACTGAATGACAGTTCGGAAAGCTGCCCTTCTCCTTCACACCAGTCGCCCGCAAAGTACGCATTCAGCAGGCTGTAGAACTTGACGGGCATCAAACGTTGATCGTCAATCGTTTTAATTTCCTGTACTGTCGCCTTTTTCGAGATTCGCTTGGCTGCCAACAGATCCCGCCAACCAGGAAAATGCTTGTCGTATACAAATTCAATATGCTCCAGTTTCTCGTCCATCTTGTTGGCGTTTATTTCTTCTTTGTTGAGGTAAGCGACTGCTTGCATCAATTGGCCGCCCTCCGGGATGCAAGTCGGATCGTAATAGGAAATGTCGGTTATAAAAATCCTTTCCCCTTTGTGATAGATATATGTAAACGGGCTTTCAATCCGTTTTTGCAATCCGATATCGTAAACCACAACCTGATTCGATTCGTACCGATTGTATTCGGCAAGCAGTTCTCTGTAGGGCGTCGATTCAAACAGGGATACCAGGACGCTCGGCGGTACACAGAATACAAAATGATCGGCGTCATACTGATTTTCCTTGCCGATCACGGAACGAACAGCGCCGTTCTCGACGACAACCGATTCGATTTTTTCTTTGCTGACGATTTTTCCGCCATTCCGGAGCAATATCGACTCCAGGCCTTCAATGATGGACTGCCAGCCGCCGCGAATATAAGCGACCGGTTTGCGTGTCGAAAACAACCTTCGATAGTAGCGGAAGAACAGCGGGGAAGGTATTTTTTCCGGTTCGTTCGTAAAAAAGTTGGACGAACCCAGCGTCAGTAAGAAGTCGCGTACCTGCGGCGGCTCCTTTTTCAGATAATCACCGATCAATATCCCTTCTTCGCCCCGTTCCATTGTCGAAATGGTTTTGAATATATCGTAAGCGAAGCGCAGCTTGTTCTGCGCATCCAACACCTTGGTCTGCATCAACCCTTCCAGCGTGGCGGGCACCGGTGTGGTGAACGTGCCCAGGTCATAATGCGCTTTTTTAGGTGAAAAATCGGCCCAGTCTACCTTCAGACCCAATTCATGTTCATACTTTCGCAAAATGGATGTATCCCGTCCGTAAATCGCATGGGCGCCAAAATTGAAGTGAAATCCCTTGACGGGAATGGTAATGGCCCGGCCTCCAAGCTTTGGCGCTTTTTCCAGCAGCGTTACATCGAAACCGTAATGCGAAAGTCGGGCGGCTGCGCTCAATCCGGCCAATCCGCCGCCAATTACTGCAACTTTTTGTTTCAAGAGCGATCCTCTCCTTGCTTTCTATTGCAAATACAACCGGGATGCTACTTCGTAGGATTCGCAGTTTCCCTTTTCTTAATCATTTTCCCACTTTTGAACCGCTTGTGCCAACTGCTTGCTTATTTTATGAAGTCTCTCCCACGCTTGCCGCCTGTTTGCCGCGTGGTTTCGCAGCAAATCAAGCCCTAATTCCAGTTTCCAGATAGAGTCTGCAAAAAAGTCAGCCGCTAACCGGATGTCTTCCATTTCCGAACGGGTCGATCGTTGTGTGTTGCCGGATTCGGTGGAAGAGGAAAAATTGCCTGTTCCGATCTGATCAAACAATTGACTGAAAAACTGCTCTTCCGTCATTCGATCAAAAAATAACACGCCGTTCAGATGGTCAATCTCATGACAGATCACACGGGCAAGAAATCCGAACGCCTCCAATCGGATGTCTTCGCCCGAGCTGTTTTTGGCTGATACCCAGATTTTTTCCGGCCGTTCCAGTTTAAGGGTTGTACCCGGAAAGCTGAGGCAGCTTTCGACACTGCTCTGGGTCCCTTCTTCCTTCCTGATCACCGGGTTGAGCAATTCCAGAGGGCCCGTACCGATATCCACCACCGCTGCCTGCAGGCTGAT
The sequence above is a segment of the Effusibacillus dendaii genome. Coding sequences within it:
- a CDS encoding IclR family transcriptional regulator, giving the protein MAKGQETLSSVHNAMRILQEFSKEGPELGISELSHRLGLAKSTVFRLIRTLSESHLVQQNKKSQKYHLGLGVFVLGSSVYHKMEIRQVALPFLEKLLKSTNKVVRLGVYDQGGVVYLSKLPEDQETRSFSSIGRRVPAYCTAIGKLLLAYQPLTEIERVLQEELKAVTPNTITSRDKLHEQLDMIRKNGYAVTYEETRPGICSVAVPVFDDMHEVVAAISVTGSKSHFYQVQTQGYVKEMRMYSRLISEQLSPE
- a CDS encoding Rieske 2Fe-2S domain-containing protein, with protein sequence MLKPEENERLTRVGPGTPMGEVFRRYWIPALLSEELPEPDCPPIRVRLLGENLVAFRDTNGTVGLLDRYCPHRRVELFWGRNEECGLRCVYHGWKFDVAGNCVDMPNEPTESNFKQKVKITSYPTWEKAGVIWTYMGPKDWMPPLPDYEWVRAPETHRHVSKTFEACNWLQGLEGGIDTSHSSFAHNNNLADKNALRTRAPSPKLEVVKTDYGFRYAGIRDLGQDGNYVRAYQYIMPAQQMRGAMTKWKDGSREEFPAIAGHIWVPIDDESTWVWNFIYSADKQIPFTPEFVLEHETAFGRGPNDLLPGYRLKRNPSNDYLIDREVQRIQTFTGISGINTQDYALQETAAPIIDRSLERLGTADAAIIAARHLLLEATRDVEQGKAPRGTRADSYRNVRACDKILPAGIDWKEALKEEMTAQF
- a CDS encoding NAD(P)-dependent oxidoreductase; translated protein: MQPSRREKTMGDFAELKGKTVALLGYDNIAIEQAKKLRELGIKVIIGVREGWNEEAAKQDGFQVFNLHEAVAQADIIQVW
- a CDS encoding MerR family transcriptional regulator codes for the protein MSKSYRIGELSKLTRVSKRTIDFYTQLGLLKSERTDSNRRLYPEETLERMKIIEMYKKEKLSLVEIQTRFKVLDEMDVSKIEVAQKLHHISEQLRRLEDSLLECKLLLSGFDKSHLKNLTAQITVQFASVAQIMNEIS
- a CDS encoding ArsB/NhaD family transporter — its product is MEQQAVLAIGIFLVTYALIISEKIHRTVVAMLGGILMIVFGIVNQETAIHHIDFNTLGLLVGMMIIVSVTAETGLFKYVAIWSAKKAKGDPLRILLVLGFITAVASAFLDNVTTVLLMVPVTFSITRQLRVSPLPYLLTEIFASNIGGTATLIGDPPNIMIGSAVKELSFLSFVNNLTAISFFILFVTLALLAVWYRKQLQTSTELKQGIMQLDEKDEITDKKLLRKCLSVLALTIGGFFVHQIAHLESATVALAGAFVLLLLTGEHYLEEALARVEWITIFFFIGLFVLVSGLVETGVISKLAAQAIDLTGGDLTMTAMLILWMSAFASAFVDNIPFVATMIPMIQEMGNMGVTHLEPLWWSLSLGACLGGNGTLIGASANVIVAGLAAKEGHHISFLKFMWIGFPLMILSIAISSAYVYIRYLM
- a CDS encoding beta-ketoacyl-[acyl-carrier-protein] synthase family protein, with the translated sequence MKRALQSAGRQPTDIDYVNAHATSTPAGDMAESNALRAVFGDHLKQMPVSSIKGAVGHLLGAAGAIESIACIKSIETGWLPPTLHCQEREPAAPPDVVAGTSRQQPIRLALSNSFGFGGQNGVLIWQANR
- a CDS encoding class I adenylate-forming enzyme family protein — encoded protein: MIASAEERRKWLESEFPVWPRRTIASHFAHQSEKYAKHPLLLLPERQYTYEEIWRQARAIAKSLLAAGVERRDHIAVLMANEAEFVALMIAIWLVGAVCVPLNTMLRQDELAYLLRQSDSRYLIMHQTAGGMDHNRSVSRVYDQLLTEQGNKLKKVVCIPNGSSAIDDRFELWDTFYSSGLRITDQALVERWRASEYPDELAFIIYTSGSTGLPKGVMLSHDNFLRCAYSTCLSRAIEQGRRIFTPLPLYHVFAIEEGILAVSFVGGSVVTSREFSPLQSLQLMEKYQVNDFLCVPSMLVALVSHPEAASFRLDSLYALMCAAAPAPVPIWQRAIDVFGLKEICTGYGGTEATASTTHTEVGDPIERVVTRVGRIKPGGVTGLPEFGGANVQYKVIDPYTGENLPYGSVGELTVRGNTVTRGYYNKPEETTLTIDKDGWLRTGDLGRFDEDGYIELLGRSKELYRVSGENVTPKEVEEVISKHPKVNQVYVVGVPDKLTTETGAAFIELRPGETCTRREIINWCQDKLARFKVPRHVWFVSPSDWPITGNGKIQKFRLQEMAAQKLGGA
- a CDS encoding phytoene desaturase family protein, which codes for MKQKVAVIGGGLAGLSAAARLSHYGFDVTLLEKAPKLGGRAITIPVKGFHFNFGAHAIYGRDTSILRKYEHELGLKVDWADFSPKKAHYDLGTFTTPVPATLEGLMQTKVLDAQNKLRFAYDIFKTISTMERGEEGILIGDYLKKEPPQVRDFLLTLGSSNFFTNEPEKIPSPLFFRYYRRLFSTRKPVAYIRGGWQSIIEGLESILLRNGGKIVSKEKIESVVVENGAVRSVIGKENQYDADHFVFCVPPSVLVSLFESTPYRELLAEYNRYESNQVVVYDIGLQKRIESPFTYIYHKGERIFITDISYYDPTCIPEGGQLMQAVAYLNKEEINANKMDEKLEHIEFVYDKHFPGWRDLLAAKRISKKATVQEIKTIDDQRLMPVKFYSLLNAYFAGDWCEGEGQLSELSFSSAYEVTKRIMEQTPSPVVV